A single window of Nicotiana sylvestris chromosome 3, ASM39365v2, whole genome shotgun sequence DNA harbors:
- the LOC104210721 gene encoding mitogen-activated protein kinase kinase kinase YODA-like, translating into MPSWWKSSSKEAKKKATKESFIDTLHRKFKSPAEIKSPSKSGGSRRHSSDTASEKGSLSQAQSRASSPSKHVARCQSFAERPLAQPLPLPGLRPANVGRSDSGISASAKSRVEKGSKPSLFLPLPKPACIRHRLDPADTDGELVFASVSSECSIESDDPADSRQRSPLASDYETGSRTAIGSPSSLIVKDQSAAGQISLKETTGPVSLSPSKNVSSVSPKRRPLSSHVTNIQVPPHGAFCSAPDSSMSSPSRSPMRTAGSEQVTSSTLWAGRAYPDLPSLGSGHCSSPGSGQNSGHNSMGGDMSGQLFWQPCRGSPEYSPIPSPRMTSPGPSSRIHSGAVTPIHPRAVGGASELQSSWPDDGKLQSHPLPLPPLTISNSSPFSHSNSVATSPSVPRSPGRAENLASPGSRWKKGKLLGRGTFGHVYVGFNSDSGEMCAMKEVTLFSDDAKSKESAKQLAQEIALLSRLRHPNIVQYYGTETVGDKLYIYLEYVSGGSIYKLLQEYGAFGETAIRSYTQQILSGLAYLHAKNTVHRDIKGANILVDPNGRIKLADFGMAKHITGQSCPLSFKGSPYWMAPEVIKNSSGCNLAVDIWSLGCTVLEMATSKPPFSQYEGVAAMFKIGNSKELPAIPEHLSDEGKDFVRKCLQREPRHRPTAALLLEHPFVKNAATLEKPNVSPASSDPPYAGINGVKSQGIGQARNSPTSESERLAIHSSRVSKSNFHCSDIHITRNISCPVSPIGSPLLHPRSPQHLNGRMSPSPISSPITMSGSSTPLSGGTGAIPFHHLNQSVYLQEAAQLPQSPYMNGPSYWDPDVLRGTPSGSHAFRELASSQNDALGKQFGRPTTGELFDGQSVLANRVSQQLLRDHVKLVPSLDLNPCPPLEGRTGEA; encoded by the exons ATGCCTTCATGGTGGAAGTCATCATCAAAAGAAGCTAAGAAGAAAGCAACAAAAGAAAGTTTTATTGACACATTGCATCGCAAGTTTAAGAGTCCAGCTGAAATTAAATCTCCCAGTAAATCAGGAGGTTCTCGAAGACATAGCAGTGACACTGCTTCTGAGAAGGGTTCTCTGTCCCAAGCACAATCAAGAGCATCATCGCCTTCCAAACATGTAGCAAGATGTCAAAGCTTTGCTGAAAGGCCTCTGGCCCAACCACTACCACTTCCTGGTCTGCGTCCAGCAAATGTAGGTCGGTCAGACTCTGGAATCAGTGCATCCGCAAAGTCCAGAGTGGAGAAGGGCTCAAAGCCATCCTTGTTTCTGCCTCTCCCCAAGCCTGCATGCATCAGGCACAGACTGGACCCTGCAGATACAGATGGAGAGCTTGTCTTTGCATCTGTTTCAAGCGAGTGCTCTATTGAGAGTGATGATCCTGCTGATTCACGTCAACGTAGTCCACTTGCATCTGATTATGAAACTGGGAGCAGAACTGCTATTGGTAGTCCTTCCAG TTTGATTGTTAAGGATCAATCTGCGGCTGGACAAATTAGCTTGAAAGAAACAACAGGACCAGTTAGTCTTTCGCCAAGTAAAAATGTTTCCTCTGTATCTCCTAAAAGAAGACCTTTAAGTAGTCATGTGACCAATATACAGGTCCCTCCTCATGGAGCCTTTTGCAGTGCCCCTGATAGTTCTATGTCAAGTCCTTCTAGAAGTCCTATGAGAACTGCTGGAAGTGAGCAAGTTACTAGTTCTACTCTATGGGCAGGAAGGGCTTATCCAGATCTTCCTTCACTTGGATCTGGCCATTGTTCAAGCCCAGGATCTGGTCAGAATTCTGGGCATAATTCAATGGGAGGAGATATGTCAGGACAACTGTTTTGGCAGCCTTGTAGAGGAAGTCCAGAGTACTCACCAATTCCTAGTCCTAGGATGACAAGTCCAGGGCCTAGCTCGAGAATTCACAGTGGCGCCGTCACACCAATTCATCCTAGGGCTGTAGGTGGAGCCTCTGAATTGCAGTCTAGTTGGCCTGATGATGGAAAACTGCAAAGTCACCCTTTGCCTCTTCCTCCTTTGACAATCTCCAACTCTTCGCCCTTTTCACATTCCAATTCAGTTGCAACATCTCCCTCGGTGCCTCGAAGTCCAGGTAGAGCTGAGAACCTTGCTAGCCCTGGCTCTCGTTGGAAAAAGGGGAAATTGCTGGGTAGAGGCACATTTGGACATGTTTATGTTGGTTTTAACAG TGATAGTGGTGAAATGTGTGCAATGAAGGAGGTTACATTATTTTCAGATGATGCAAAGTCAAAAGAAAGTGCAAAGCAGTTGGCTCAA GAGATTGCATTGTTAAGCCGGTTGAGGCATCCAAACATTGTTCAGTACTACGGGACAGAAACG GTTGGCGATAAACTGTATATCTACTTGGAATATGTATCGGGCGGGTCCATTTATAAGCTTTTACAAGAATATGGTGCATTTGGAGAAACAGCGATCCGTAGTTATACTCAACAAATCTTATCAGGGCTTgcatatttacatgctaaaaacaCAGTGCATAG AGATATTAAAGGAGCAAATATTCTTGTTGATCCAAATGGGCGCATAAAGTTAGCAGACTTTGGAATGGCAAAACAT ATTACAGGACAATCATGTCCATTATCATTCAAGGGAAGCCCTTACTGGATGGCCCCCGAG GTTATAAAGAATTCTAGTGGCTGCAACCTTGCTGTTGATATATGGAGTCTTGGATGCACCGTCTTAGAAATGGCTACATCCAAGCCTCCTTTTAGCCAGTACGAAGGG GTTGCTGCTATGTTTAAGATTGGGAATAGTAAAGAACTCCCAGCTATACCAGAACATCTCTCAGATGAAGGAAAAGATTTTGTGAGGAAGTGCTTGCAGCGTGAGCCCCGTCATCGTCCTACTGCTGCTCTACTATTGGAGCATCCTTTTGTGAAAAATGCTGCAACTCTGGAGAAGCCAAATGTTTCTCCTGCATCTTCTGATCCTCCATATGCAGGAATAAATGGCGTAAAATCTCAG GGCATTGGACAGGCAAGGAACTCACCTACGTCAGAATCAGAAAGACTTGCAATCCATTCGTCCAGAGTTtcaaaatctaattttcactGCAG TGATATCCACATTACAAGGAACATATCATGCCCAGTCTCGCCGATTGGTAGCCCTCTTTTACATCCAAGGTCACCTCAACACCTAAATGGGAGGATGTCTCCTTCACCCATATCAAGTCCTATCACCATGTCTGGCTCATCAACACCTCTCTCTGGAGGGACTGGTGCTATCCCATTTCATCACCTTAATCAGTCAGTTTACTTACAGGAGGCAGCACAACTTCCACAGAGTCCTTATATGAATGGGCCTTCGTACTGGGATCCTGATGTTTTACGAGGGACACCGTCAGGATCTCATGCTTTCCGGGAACTGGCATCCTCTCAAAATGATGCTCTTGGAAAGCAGTTTGGGAGGCCTACGACAGGAGAGCTTTTCGATGGGCAGTCGGTGCTGGCCAATCGAGTGTCTCAGCAACTCCTAAGGGATCATGTGAAACTGGTTCCTTCACTAGATCTAAACCCTTGCCCTCCTTTGGAAGGTCGCACAGGTGAAGCATGA